The genomic DNA ATGGAAAGGCTACGTCGCGATGACGCGCGACAAGCTCGCGCACATCGGCGTACACGACGGTATTCATTACGCGCTCGGCTGCAACGGCAATGGCGTCGCGTTGATGAGCTACCTGGGCAACCGCGTCGCTCGCCATATGCTCAGCGTGGATCGCGACGCAGGCGCCTTCGGCGAAGGCGAATTTCCGTTGAGCGGCGCGGGCATCGCCAGCCAGCTCGCCGTGCCGCTCGGCACCGCGCTCTATCAACTCGACGACCTGTGGCGCGGACGCGTGCGCGTCGCGCTGTCCTGACCTTCATCGCGTCACTGGATACGAGGAGCCCCGATGATCCATCTGCACAACGTTTCGAAATGGTTTGGCGAGCACCGCGTGCTGGCCGGCTGCTCCGCGACGATCGAACGCGGCGAAGTCGTCGTGATCTGCGGGCCGTCGGGCTCCGGCAAGTCGACGCTGATCAAGTCGGTCAATGGGCTCGAGCCCGTGCAGGATGGCCGCATCGTCGTCGACGGCATGGACGTGACGGCGAAAACGGCGAACCTTGCGCGGTTGCGCGCGAAGGTCGGGATGGTTTTCCAGCATTTCGAGCTGTTTCCGCATCTGAGCGTGCGGCGCAACCTGATGCTCGCGCAGATGACGGTACTCGGACGCAGCCGCGACGAAGCCGCCGACAAGGCGCGCTCGCTGTTGCGGCGCGTCGGCTTGCGCGATTACGAAGACAAGTACCCGACGCAGTTGTCGGGCGGCCAGCAGCAGCGCGTGGCGATTGCCCGCGCGCTGTCGATGGACCCCGTCGCGATGCTGTTCGACGAGCCGACCTCCGCGCTCGACCCGGAGATGGTCAACGAAGTGCTCGACGTGATGAGCGCGCTCGCTCAGGACGGCATGACGATGTTGTGCGTGACCCACGAAATGGGCTTCGCCAGGCGCGTCGCAGACCGCATCCTGTTCATGGATCGCGGCGCCATCGTCGAGGACGACTCGAAAGAACAGTTCTTCTCGCGCCCTCGCTCCGAGCGTGCGCGCGAGTTTCTGTCGCGCATTCTGCATTGAGCGGCACACGTCGCGTTCGCCTTGCTGTTCCCTTTCCGTTCACCGCCGTTCCTTTCGAGAGGAGCCTCATGATGCGTTTTCTTCACTTTGCACGCAGTCTCGCGCTGGCTGCTTCGCTATGCGTCGCAGCCGTACCGGCCGCTCATGCGGAAGACGTGGGCACGCTCACGCCGGGCAAGATCGTCGCCGGCGTCGACGCGAACAACAAGCCCTATTCGTACATCGACAACGGCAAGATGACGGGCTTCGATGTCGAGCTGATTCGCGCAATCGCCGCGAAGCTCGGTCTGTCCGCCGACTTCCGTGCGCAGGACTTCGCCGGCCTGTTGCCGAGCGTCGCGAACCAGCAGATCGATCTCGCCGCCGGCTCCATTTCGATCACGAAAGAACGGCTCAAGATGGTCGACTTTTCCGAGGGCTACCTGACGGGCCTGTTGAGCGTCGCGACCCTGCCCGATAGCACGATTTCGAGCGACGTCGCGTCCGTCAAGGGCAAGCGGATCGGCGTCGTGCAAGGCACCATCGAAGACACGTATTCGGACAGCTATCTGCCCAGTGCGCAGATCGTGCGCTTTCCGAATCTGAACGCTGGGTTCCTCGCGCTGCGCAACAAGTACATTGACGGCTACTTCGTCGACAAGACCCTGGTGGAAGGCCTGCAAAGCAAGTACCCGCAGATGAACATCGCCGACAAGCTCGACATATCCGCGGTCAATCTGCCGGCGGGCTTTCCCGTTCACAAGGGCAACGTCAAGCTCGAAACCGCGCTCAACAAGACGCTCGGCGAACTGGTGGCCGACGGCACGTGGATGAAGCTCTATCTGCAGTTCCATCCCGGCTATCCGAAGCCCGCCGACCTGCCGCCATACGCAATGAAATCAGGCACCTGAGCGACACGGCCACCGCCCGCCAACCGCACGTCATCGACCACGTTTCGTCTCCCGGAGAGCGCACATGGACGCTTTTTTGCAGAACTTCCTCGACTGGCCGCTTCTGGTCGATTCGTTGCCGGCGCTGCTGGGTACGGGTCTCGTGAACACGTTGGTGCTGTCGTTGTTCTCGACGGTGCTCGGCATCGTCGCTGGCATGGTGCTGGCGCTGATGGCCGTGTCCAACACGCGCTGGCTGACGTTTCCCGCGCAGGTGTTCATCGACGTGTTTCGCGGGCTGCCCGCCGCGCTCGTGATTCTCGTGGTTGGCCAGGGGCTGGCGCCCATCGGGCTGTCGATCTTCGGGCCGAACCCTTATCCCCTCGCGATCGTCGCGCTCGCGTTGATCTCGTCCGCGTATATCGCCGAGATTTTCCGCTCGGGCATCCAGAGCGTGGGGCGCGGCCAGATGTATGCGTGCCAGGCGCTCGGCATGACGTACTGGAGCGGCATGCGGCATGTCATCGTGCCGCAGGGCGTGCGGCGCATTCTGCCCGCGCTGGCCAACCAGTTCATTTCGATCGTCAAGGATTCGAGCCTCGTTTACTTTCTCGGGCTGCTCACGTCGCAACGCGATCTTTTCACGATCGGGCAGAACACGGCGGTCAATACGGCGAACCTGTCGCCGCTCGTCGCGGCAGGCGTCGTGTATCTGCTGATCACCGTGCCGCTCACGCACGCTATCAACCACATCGACCGCTGGACCAACCGTTTCTCGAACCCCGGCGCGCGCGGCGGCAAGCAGGCGCCGCGCAGCCTGCGCGCAGCGCGGCGCGAGGCGGCGCTGCAATCGCATGCAAACACGCAGGCCGCCGCAGCCGGCATCGCCGAACGCCGGCCTTGAACCCATCCAACTCAATACACGAACATGGGACCGAAAGTCGATACCGTAGCCGACGATATCCAGTTACCCGAGCGCGCCGATGTGGTTGTGATCGGCGGCGGGATCATCGGCGTTTCCACCGCGCTGTATCTGAGCGAGAAAGGCTTGCAGGTTGCGCTGTGCGAGAAAGGACACATCGCCGGCGAGCAATCTAGCCGCAACTGGGGCTGGGTGCGTGTCACGCGCCGCGACCCGCGCGAACTGCTACTCAGCATCGAAAGCCTGAAGCTGTGGCGCACGCTGGACCGCACGATGGGTATCGACACGGGCTTCAATCAGTGCGGCATTCTGTATGTATCGAACGACGACGCGACGTTGGCAAGGCATCGCGACTGGCTCGCGCGCGCGAGGCAGATTGCTGGCGACGCATTCGACACGCGCGAAGTCGACACCGAAGCGATTGCCGGACTGCTGCCCGGATCGACCCGCAGTTTCAAGGGCGGCATATACACGCCGGGCGACGCGCGCGCTGAACCGCAAAAAGCCGCGCCCGCCATCGCGAATGCGCTGCGCAAGCGAGGCGTCAAGATTCTCACGCCGTGCGCCGTACGTGGCATTGAAACGAGCGGCGGACACGTCAGCGCCGTCGTCACCGAGCACGGCACGATCCGCTGCGATGCCGTCGTCGTCGCGGGCGGCGCCTGGACGCGCTATTTCTGCGGCAATCTCGGTGTCGAACTGCCGCAACTGCTGACGCGCGCCTCGGTGCTGCGTACCGAGCCGCTCGAAGGCGGCCCGACGTGCAGCGCGAACAACGAGGAGTTCGCATTTCGCAAGCGCGCCGACGGTGGCTACACGGTCGCCTACGGACTGCGCACACACGCGGACCTCACGCCCGATGCGTTCCGCCTCTTCTTCAAATACATCGAGGCGCTGAAGAGCCAGATGGGCGCGTTGCAGATCCGC from Paraburkholderia terrae includes the following:
- a CDS encoding amino acid ABC transporter ATP-binding protein — its product is MIHLHNVSKWFGEHRVLAGCSATIERGEVVVICGPSGSGKSTLIKSVNGLEPVQDGRIVVDGMDVTAKTANLARLRAKVGMVFQHFELFPHLSVRRNLMLAQMTVLGRSRDEAADKARSLLRRVGLRDYEDKYPTQLSGGQQQRVAIARALSMDPVAMLFDEPTSALDPEMVNEVLDVMSALAQDGMTMLCVTHEMGFARRVADRILFMDRGAIVEDDSKEQFFSRPRSERAREFLSRILH
- a CDS encoding substrate-binding periplasmic protein, with amino-acid sequence MRFLHFARSLALAASLCVAAVPAAHAEDVGTLTPGKIVAGVDANNKPYSYIDNGKMTGFDVELIRAIAAKLGLSADFRAQDFAGLLPSVANQQIDLAAGSISITKERLKMVDFSEGYLTGLLSVATLPDSTISSDVASVKGKRIGVVQGTIEDTYSDSYLPSAQIVRFPNLNAGFLALRNKYIDGYFVDKTLVEGLQSKYPQMNIADKLDISAVNLPAGFPVHKGNVKLETALNKTLGELVADGTWMKLYLQFHPGYPKPADLPPYAMKSGT
- a CDS encoding amino acid ABC transporter permease encodes the protein MDAFLQNFLDWPLLVDSLPALLGTGLVNTLVLSLFSTVLGIVAGMVLALMAVSNTRWLTFPAQVFIDVFRGLPAALVILVVGQGLAPIGLSIFGPNPYPLAIVALALISSAYIAEIFRSGIQSVGRGQMYACQALGMTYWSGMRHVIVPQGVRRILPALANQFISIVKDSSLVYFLGLLTSQRDLFTIGQNTAVNTANLSPLVAAGVVYLLITVPLTHAINHIDRWTNRFSNPGARGGKQAPRSLRAARREAALQSHANTQAAAAGIAERRP
- a CDS encoding NAD(P)/FAD-dependent oxidoreductase yields the protein MGPKVDTVADDIQLPERADVVVIGGGIIGVSTALYLSEKGLQVALCEKGHIAGEQSSRNWGWVRVTRRDPRELLLSIESLKLWRTLDRTMGIDTGFNQCGILYVSNDDATLARHRDWLARARQIAGDAFDTREVDTEAIAGLLPGSTRSFKGGIYTPGDARAEPQKAAPAIANALRKRGVKILTPCAVRGIETSGGHVSAVVTEHGTIRCDAVVVAGGAWTRYFCGNLGVELPQLLTRASVLRTEPLEGGPTCSANNEEFAFRKRADGGYTVAYGLRTHADLTPDAFRLFFKYIEALKSQMGALQIRVGKRFLDELKRPRRWALDRPTIFEAIRTLDPDPVVPYVDNGLREFVKAFPHLAGAKIAQRWAGYIDVTPDAIPVISGAARVPGLFIGTGFSGHGFGIGPAAGKLMADLVNNDTPLVDPHAFRLERFSDGTKITIDAGF